One genomic segment of Rhizobium viscosum includes these proteins:
- the rplA gene encoding 50S ribosomal protein L1: protein MAGKRTQKINEGVDPTKLYALTTAIGMVKERAVAKFDETVEISMNLGVDPRHADQMVRGVVNLPNGTGRTVRVAVFARGAKADEAKAAGADVVGAEELVEIVQGGKIDFDRCIATPDMMPLVGRLGKVLGPRGMMPNPKVGTVTMDVAGAVKASKGGAVEFRVEKAGIVHAGIGKASFDAKALEENIRAFADAVIKAKPAGAKGNYVKRVALSSTMGPGVKIEVASVTAAPAA from the coding sequence ATGGCAGGCAAGCGCACTCAGAAGATCAACGAAGGTGTTGATCCGACCAAGCTCTACGCTCTGACGACCGCCATCGGCATGGTCAAGGAACGTGCCGTTGCGAAGTTCGACGAAACCGTCGAAATCTCGATGAACCTCGGTGTTGACCCGCGTCACGCAGACCAGATGGTCCGCGGCGTCGTCAACCTGCCGAACGGCACCGGCCGTACGGTTCGCGTTGCTGTTTTCGCCCGTGGCGCCAAGGCTGACGAAGCCAAGGCTGCAGGCGCAGACGTCGTTGGCGCAGAAGAGCTCGTTGAAATCGTCCAGGGCGGCAAGATCGATTTCGATCGTTGCATCGCAACCCCGGACATGATGCCGCTCGTCGGCCGCCTCGGTAAGGTTCTCGGCCCGCGTGGCATGATGCCGAACCCGAAGGTCGGTACGGTTACGATGGATGTCGCTGGTGCCGTCAAGGCTTCCAAGGGCGGCGCTGTCGAGTTCCGCGTCGAGAAGGCTGGTATCGTTCACGCCGGCATCGGCAAGGCATCCTTCGATGCCAAGGCTCTGGAAGAAAACATCCGTGCCTTCGCTGACGCCGTCATCAAGGCGAAGCCTGCTGGCGCCAAGGGCAACTACGTCAAGCGCGTAGCGCTCTCCTCGACCATGGGTCCGGGCGTCAAGATCGAAGTGGCCTCGGTCACCGCAGCTCCGGCTGCTTAA
- the rplK gene encoding 50S ribosomal protein L11 encodes MAKKVAGQLKLQVKAGSANPSPPIGPALGQRGINIMEFCKSFNAATQEMEKGMPIPVVITYYQDKSFTFVMKQPPVSYFLKKEAKIQSGSKTPGKGAKAGSLTKAQIKTIAEAKMKDLNAADIEGAMAMIEGSARAMGLEVVG; translated from the coding sequence ATGGCTAAGAAAGTTGCAGGCCAGCTCAAGCTGCAGGTCAAGGCAGGATCGGCAAACCCGTCCCCGCCAATCGGCCCGGCGCTTGGTCAGCGTGGCATTAACATCATGGAATTCTGCAAGTCGTTCAACGCGGCTACGCAGGAAATGGAAAAGGGTATGCCGATTCCGGTCGTCATTACCTACTACCAGGACAAATCCTTCACCTTCGTCATGAAGCAGCCGCCGGTCAGCTACTTCCTGAAGAAGGAAGCCAAGATCCAGTCCGGTTCCAAGACCCCGGGCAAGGGCGCAAAGGCTGGCTCCCTCACCAAGGCTCAGATCAAGACGATCGCTGAAGCCAAGATGAAGGACCTGAACGCAGCAGATATCGAAGGTGCAATGGCGATGATCGAGGGCTCTGCCCGCGCCATGGGCCTGGAAGTGGTGGGTTAA
- the nusG gene encoding transcription termination/antitermination protein NusG has protein sequence MAARWYIVHAYSNFEKKVAEDIENKARQKGLEHLFEKILVPTEKVVEVRRGRKVDSERKFFPGYVMVRANLTDEAYHLIKNTPKVTGFLGSDNKPVPIPDSEAERILGQVQEGVERPKASVTFEIGEQVRVSDGPFASFNGTVQDVDEERSRLKVEVSIFGRATPVELEYAQVEKV, from the coding sequence ATGGCGGCACGTTGGTACATCGTCCACGCATATTCCAATTTTGAAAAGAAGGTGGCTGAGGACATCGAGAACAAGGCTCGCCAGAAGGGGCTTGAGCACCTGTTCGAGAAGATCCTCGTGCCGACCGAAAAGGTGGTGGAAGTGCGTCGCGGCCGCAAGGTCGATTCTGAGCGCAAGTTCTTCCCGGGCTATGTCATGGTTCGTGCCAACCTGACGGATGAGGCCTATCACCTGATCAAGAATACGCCGAAGGTCACGGGCTTCCTTGGCTCGGACAATAAGCCGGTTCCTATCCCGGATTCTGAGGCCGAGCGCATCCTCGGTCAGGTTCAGGAAGGTGTCGAACGGCCGAAGGCTTCCGTTACCTTCGAAATCGGCGAGCAGGTTCGTGTTTCCGATGGTCCGTTCGCCTCGTTCAACGGCACGGTGCAGGATGTGGATGAAGAGCGTTCGCGCCTGAAGGTGGAAGTGTCGATCTTCGGTCGCGCGACCCCGGTCGAACTGGAATACGCTCAGGTCGAGAAGGTCTGA
- the secE gene encoding preprotein translocase subunit SecE, which produces MASKSNPFAFLQQVRTETSKVTWPSRRETMISTVMVLFMVVFAALFFFAADQLIGWALSFVLNTGN; this is translated from the coding sequence ATGGCATCCAAATCCAATCCATTCGCGTTTCTGCAGCAGGTCCGCACGGAGACGTCTAAAGTTACCTGGCCGTCGCGCCGCGAGACGATGATCTCGACGGTCATGGTGCTGTTTATGGTTGTTTTTGCTGCGCTGTTTTTCTTTGCCGCCGACCAGCTCATTGGCTGGGCGCTGAGCTTTGTGCTCAATACCGGCAACTGA
- a CDS encoding NAD-dependent epimerase/dehydratase family protein codes for MKKRILFTGGSGKAGRHAVPWLVNAGYEVHNVDLVPLESPGVTNLIADITDSGQMFNVLSMHRDFPDLDAGKGVQPFDAVVHFAAVPRILIKPDNETFRINTMGTYNVIEAAVKLGIRKIIVASSETTYGVCFAEGHRDFHQFPLDEDYDVNPMDSYGLSKVLNEKTARAFAERSGFDIYALRIGNVIEPHEYEKFPTYFANPEMRKRIAWSYIDARDLGQIVHRCIEKDGLGFQVFNAANDTVSANTPSRELAKRFYPNVPFTREIGEYEGLLSNRKIREVLGFKEEHDWRKYVKV; via the coding sequence ATGAAAAAGCGCATTCTCTTCACCGGCGGTTCGGGCAAGGCGGGGCGTCATGCCGTGCCGTGGCTCGTCAATGCTGGATATGAGGTCCATAATGTCGATCTCGTGCCGCTCGAAAGCCCAGGCGTCACCAATCTCATTGCCGACATCACCGATAGCGGCCAGATGTTCAACGTACTTTCCATGCATCGGGATTTTCCAGATCTGGATGCGGGCAAGGGCGTACAGCCTTTCGACGCCGTCGTGCATTTCGCGGCAGTGCCGCGTATCCTGATCAAGCCTGATAACGAGACCTTCCGAATCAACACGATGGGCACCTACAATGTCATCGAGGCGGCGGTGAAGCTCGGCATCCGGAAAATCATCGTCGCGTCGAGCGAGACGACCTACGGCGTCTGCTTCGCCGAAGGCCATCGCGATTTCCACCAGTTCCCGCTGGATGAGGACTACGATGTCAATCCGATGGATTCCTACGGCCTCTCCAAGGTCCTGAACGAGAAGACGGCGCGCGCTTTTGCCGAGCGCTCGGGCTTCGATATTTACGCGTTGCGCATCGGCAATGTCATCGAGCCTCATGAATACGAGAAGTTTCCGACCTATTTCGCCAATCCGGAAATGCGCAAGCGGATCGCCTGGAGCTATATCGATGCGCGCGATCTCGGCCAGATCGTCCACCGCTGCATTGAGAAGGACGGGTTGGGTTTCCAGGTCTTCAATGCCGCCAATGACACGGTCTCGGCCAATACGCCGTCTCGAGAGCTCGCCAAGCGTTTCTACCCGAACGTGCCGTTCACCCGTGAGATCGGCGAATATGAGGGCCTGCTTTCCAACAGGAAGATTCGCGAGGTGCTCGGCTTCAAGGAAGAGCACGACTGGCGGAAATACGTGAAAGTGTGA
- the tuf gene encoding elongation factor Tu, translating into MAKSKFERNKPHVNIGTIGHVDHGKTSLTAAITKYFGEFKAYDQIDAAPEEKARGITISTAHVEYETPNRHYAHVDCPGHADYVKNMITGAAQMDGAILVCSAADGPMPQTREHILLARQVGVPAIVVFLNKVDQVDDAELLELVELEVRELLSSYDFPGDDIPVVKGSALAALEDSDKKIGEDAIRELMAQVDAYIPTPERPIDQPFLMPIEDVFSISGRGTVVTGRVERGIVKVGEEVEIVGIRPTSKTTVTGVEMFRKLLDQGQAGDNIGALVRGVNRDGVERGQILCKPGSVKPHKKFKAEAYILTKEEGGRHTPFFTNYRPQFYFRTTDVTGIVTLPEGTEMVMPGDNVTVDVELIVPIAMEEKLRFAIREGGRTVGAGIVASIIE; encoded by the coding sequence ATGGCAAAGAGTAAGTTTGAGCGCAACAAGCCGCACGTCAACATTGGCACGATCGGCCACGTTGACCACGGCAAGACGTCTCTGACGGCAGCGATCACGAAGTACTTCGGTGAGTTCAAGGCGTATGACCAGATCGACGCGGCGCCGGAAGAAAAGGCACGCGGTATCACCATTTCGACGGCCCACGTCGAGTATGAGACGCCGAACCGTCACTATGCGCACGTCGACTGCCCCGGCCACGCCGACTATGTGAAGAACATGATCACCGGTGCCGCGCAGATGGACGGCGCGATCCTGGTTTGCTCTGCAGCTGACGGCCCGATGCCGCAGACGCGCGAGCACATCCTGCTCGCCCGCCAGGTTGGCGTTCCGGCAATCGTGGTGTTCCTCAACAAGGTCGACCAGGTTGACGACGCCGAGCTTCTCGAGCTCGTCGAACTGGAAGTTCGCGAACTTCTGTCGTCCTACGACTTCCCGGGCGACGACATCCCGGTCGTCAAGGGTTCGGCGCTTGCTGCTCTTGAAGATTCTGACAAGAAGATCGGCGAAGACGCGATCCGCGAGCTGATGGCTCAGGTTGACGCCTATATCCCGACGCCTGAGCGTCCGATCGACCAGCCGTTCCTGATGCCGATCGAAGACGTGTTCTCGATCTCCGGCCGTGGTACGGTTGTGACGGGCCGCGTCGAGCGCGGTATCGTCAAGGTTGGTGAAGAAGTCGAAATCGTCGGCATTCGTCCGACCTCGAAGACGACGGTGACCGGCGTTGAAATGTTCCGCAAGCTGCTCGACCAGGGCCAGGCCGGCGACAACATCGGCGCTCTGGTTCGCGGTGTGAACCGTGACGGCGTCGAGCGTGGTCAGATCCTGTGCAAGCCGGGCTCTGTCAAGCCGCACAAGAAGTTCAAGGCAGAAGCCTACATCCTGACGAAGGAAGAGGGCGGCCGTCATACGCCGTTCTTCACGAACTACCGTCCGCAGTTCTACTTCCGCACGACGGATGTGACGGGCATCGTGACGCTTCCGGAAGGCACGGAAATGGTTATGCCTGGCGACAACGTCACCGTTGACGTCGAGCTGATCGTTCCGATCGCGATGGAAGAAAAGCTTCGCTTCGCGATCCGCGAAGGCGGCCGCACCGTCGGTGCAGGCATCGTCGCTTCCATCATCGAGTAA